GCCTGAAGGTCGCGCAGGCGCTTTCGCTCTTCCAGGAGCGCCTTGAGCGCCGGAACCTGCGCGACCAAGTTGGCGGGCTGGAAGTCGGCCATCTGAGTAAAGCGCAGCGATACCGCCATCCGCTCGCTCTCGGTATTGGGCAGCACCTCCTCGACCACCAGGCCATCCAGCGTCGGCCCGATCGCCCGCAAGATCTGGTTAAAATTGTCGCGGTCAATCTCAACGAATTTTCGGTCTTTCAGCGGCTGGAGATTCTCGGTCGATCCCGACAGATCGGCGAGGATGCCCAGCACAAAGGGCAGCTCCACTTTCTCCATCGCATTGCCGATCTCAACGTCATAGGTAATTTGGACTCGTGGCGGTCGGACCCGATCGAGGACATGTTGGGTACTTTCGATGACCGGCATCTTAGGCGTCTCCTTGTTTCATGCCAAGCAAGCTATAAATCGAGGCAAGGTCGCTGCGATCCCTGACCAGCTCCAGCAGCAGCTCCTCCAGAGACATGCTGCCCCAGGTCACGGCTCGGCGAATCAGATAGGGCGTCGGGCTATGCGGCTCGATGGTGATGAGGTAGTCGGCGATCATGGCTAGAAGCTGGTAGGCCTCCGTGCGGCTCTGGATCGGAACGTCGCCGGTAAGGTAGGCACCTCCTCCCTGGGCTGCCCCAGGCTGCGCAGCAGGCGGCGCGTCGCTCCGCCTGGACCGATTGCTGGTGAGCAACTGCCGGATGTTGACGAGCATGCCCTTCTGCTGGGCTTTGTCCGGCTCGGCTGCGAAGATCGCAGAGCCGCCGTTGCGCTCCGCGAGCGCGCCGGTCAGCAGTTGCCGGATGTTGACCAGCACGCTTTTGAACTGCGTGAGACTGGGGCTTTGCTCGGCGCACTTGATGCGCAGCACGGTTTCAAGATCGTCGAGGGCATCCAGGGCACCGTTGACCTGCTCCAGCAGGCCCACACACAGCGCGGTAGAGGAGAGCTCCAGGCTCTCGCGAAACCGGGCTTTGGTCACGTGCTGCTCAGCCTCGGCCACGCGCAGCAGCGCGGGGTGTTTCTTGGCCTGCTGCTCAAGGTGCAGCGCCTGCTCCCAATCGAGCCAGGTGCACGCGGGCGCGGCGCTCGTTTCCGGCTGGGTGATCGGGATCTGCTTCAGCTTGAGAAACAGCCGCTCGTTGATCCACACGATCGGCGCTGTACGCCCATCAAGCGTGCTCCCGCTCAGCTCCGGATAGAGCGTCGGCCAGAAATGCTCGCACAGGTTGGCGATCACGATCAGGCCATCGCGCACGCCCGCCATGCCGTAGAGGTGCAGCCAGGCTTCCAGCAGCCAGGCCGCGATCTGTAGATCCTTGGTGCGGGTGGTCAGGGCATCGATACACAGCGCGCTGACCGCGTACCAATCCGCCCGCTTCAGCTCCCGCTCCCAGACGCCCTGGGCCAGGCTGGGATCGTCCTCGCGCCGCGCCTCCTTGATCCGGTCATAGAGGTCGTCGTAGCGCAGCGAATCGCCTGCCGGACGCTCCGGCGCGATCGGCAAGAGCAGCGTTTCAATCTCCAGGGGCCAGGTGTCGATCTCGTGCATCGTGGATTCCTTGATGAAGGGCGCGGCGTTCCTCACACAGCGGCGCGGTCGAGCGCTATGAGCCGGCCTCGGACTGATCGATCTGGTCATCGAGAAACGCATACAGCGCTTCGCGGCTGGCAAAGTAATGAGTCGCGTCCTGGCGCGGATCGACAACCGCCGCGCGCCAGGGCATTGTCGCGCTGGTGCGCCAGAAGCGAATCAGATACGCCTGGTAATTGCCTTCCCGCCGCCCGCTCGGACGGGGCCGCGCGCCAGGCTGATGCTCATCGCCGCGCCTTAAGATCCGCCACCGACCGGGTATCGCCAGCCGGATTCGTTCGAGGACGCCCATACGCTCTCCTCCTTCGCTCACCATACGCTGGCCTCATCTTCAAAGCAGGTCTTCGACGAATGTCGTGGGACGGGGAAGTGCCGATCGTAGGAGCGCTGACCCACCGTTGCTACCGACGCTTACATCGCATGGACTCGAACGCTGACAACCGATTGATGCAGGTGCTGCCGGAACGCTGCCAGGAGAACGCCTGTTATTGCAGGTTCGCCAATGGCTGCCAGTTTTGAGCGTTACTTCGGTAATCCTCGTTTGTGAAATTGTCGTGATTCTGCATCACTTCAATCACATTCGCCGGTACGATTCGTTCGGTCATCACGGCTCGATAATCGGAGTCGTCATCGACAAGACCCGGCAGATTATCTTTATGCACCCGGAGCACAACAATCTGGTTACTGTCCAGATGTTTTTTGTAGTCGTTATAGCCATCAACAGCACAGCCTGGCCTCAAAAAATACACATGACTGGCTGTAATCATTTCTTCGATATTATTCCTGTACGTAACGTATTGCACGGCGAGACGAGCCAGGAAATGGTTCTTGTCACGCACCAGCAGATCATTCACCAGCTCGTCAACTAATACATCTTTCTTAAGTTTGTTGAACGTAGGTCTGTCAAACTGTCCCAGGTTCGGCAGCAATCGCTTGTATTGATTTAAGTACTGCGCTTCTAATTGATCCACCCTTGGCACATCGTCCTCATTGCTTCCTCGCAGAACAAGCGTAAAGGGAACATAGACGCCTCGTGTTCGCCTGAGAGTTCCCTCCGAGCAACCACGGGCCATCAGATCGATCAGATAGCCCTTGAGCTTTTGCTGGTACTCCGATGCTTCCTTCTTTTTGCGATTTTGGACGAACGCTCCGAAGGGATGCGGCACTGCCCGGCCAATGCGGTGAACAGCCGACGTCATGCCGCCCTGTTTGATGATCAAGGCAACCTGCTTGCGCGTAAGGTGATAAAACCAGTCGGCGTCCTTCATAGCTGTCGCTCCAGTGTGAGATGAGATTCGGCTCGGTTGTGTGCGTAGCTGGCTGTGCAGAAGCAGGACGGAGTCGCCCGAAGGATGGTGGTGCGCCACGATCTACGCGAGTCGTTGGGATACCGGGTAGGATACCGGCTGTGCGCTTACACAACGTTGACATCGGCGCTTACACAACGTTGACATCGACGCTTACACCGGATCGGCGACGTTCCCGCCTGGACAAGTACGCGCCTGCATAGTAGAATAGAGCATCACCATCCAATCTTTTGTCCGTATCAGTCATCGAAGCAGCCAGCCAACGTGCGTACCGCCTGTGGCACGCGCCAGAAGCCCCAAACACCGCTTTTGCTGTTCGCTCGTCGTGTGTGTTCATCTCCATGATTCTGGTGTCCGCGCTTGGTGAATGCCCTGCCGTCCTACCGTGCAGCCGTGGAAACACGCCCCTGGGGATCGTCTGCCGCGCATCCGCGATCGTCTGAGCCGGTGAGGCACGTCCTTGATGCGACATGCCGTATAGCTGGCCGCACCTAGGCCATGCGTCACATCAACATGCGGAGTGGGCCATGCTACAAAGAGAGCACCGCATCAACACCATGGGAACTCAGCTATGAACGACATCCTTCAGATGAGCTTGCTCGGTCCTGTCGTCATCAGCAAGGCGCAGCAGGAGATCACCGGCTTTCGGAGTCGGAAAGCGCTCGCCTTACTGATCTATCTGGCGTGTACCGAGCAATCGCAGGGACGCGAGGCGCTTGCCGATCTGCTCTGGGGAGATTGTCGGCAGCAGCAGGCGCTCTCGAACTTACGCACGACGCTGGTGCATCTGCGCGATCGGGTGGGCGATTGCCTCCACAGCACGCCGGGTCATCTGGCGCTCAATCCTCGGTTCCCATGCTGGGTCGATGCCGTCGACGTGCAGCGGCAGTTGACAGCGCTGCTCCCCGATCGATCCGCGCTGCTGACGCAGCCGACCGCGCGGCAGCTTGAAAAGGCGCTCCAGCTGTACCGGGGCGATTTCCTGGCGGGCTTCCATGTGCAGCACGCGCCCTATTTCGAGGAGTGGGTGCTCATCGAGGGCGAGCGGCTGCGGCGGATGGTGATCGAAGGCTACCAGCGGCTGGTAGCCTTTTATGTAGCGCAGGGCGATCATAAAGCCGGGCTGCGGGGTGTTGACCGCTGGCTGGCCCTGGATCGTCTTGACGAAGAAGGACATACCCAGCGGATCCATCTGCTGGCTGCCGACGGCCAGCGAGCAGCCGCGCTGGCGCAGTACGAGACGTGCCGCCGCGTGCTCAAGGAGGAGCTCGGCGTGGAGCCTGCCGAGCAGACGACACGCTTGCAGGAGCGCATTCGTGCCGGCCAGTGGGCGCATCACGGCGCGAGCGCTGTTCGGCTCACCGCCGCTCCTCAGACGGAACCACCTGCGGCTCCGGCCAGGCGCTTCGACAACCTGCCGACAGCGCTGACGCTCTTCGTCGGTCGCAACGCGGAGATGGCCCATATCGCTGATTGCTTGGCCGACCCAGGCTGCCGCCTGCTGACGATCACCGGGCTGCGCGGCATGGGCAAAACTGCCCTGGCGCTTCAGGCCGCCGCGAGCGCGGCGCACTTTGCCGACGGCGTGTGCTATCTCCCGATCGTCGACGCGCTGGAGCCGGGCGATCTTGCGCGCCTCATCGCCGACACGCTCAAGCTGCCGATCTCCAGCAGCGATCACCTTCAGGAGGAGGTATGCGCGCATCTCCGGCAGAAACACCTGTTACTGCTTCTGGATAACCTGGAGCATCTGGGAGCGGATGCCGGTTTCGTAACGACCGTCCTGCAACAGACGCGCGCATTAAAAGTGCTCGGCACGTCGCTCGAGCCGCTGAAGCAGCGTGCTGAATGGCTCGTGCCGCTCCACGGATTGTCACGGGCCGATAGCGCACCAGCTTCCCAGCTCGATCTGACAGGGCTGGATGATCTGCTCGGCTGCGATCACCGCTCCCCCGACTCGCCGCCTGAGCCGCTCGACACCGCCGCTGATGCCCTCCGCCTCTTCGTGATCCGCGCCCGTCAGGCGCAACCGCGCTTTCGCCCAGCCGTGACGGATCTTCCGGCGATCATGCAGATCTGCCGCCTGGTCGATGGCATGCCACTGGCGATCGAGATGGCGGCGGAGCTGATTGGCAGCCTCTCATGCAGCGAGATTGCCGAGGAGCTTGAGCACAACCCGCTGATCCTGGCGTCATCCCGGCATGACGTTCCCGTGCGGCAACAGAGTCTCGAACACATCTTCGCTCAAACGTGGCGACACCTCTCGCCCGGCGAAATCCAGGTCTTACAAAATGTTGAGAGCGTTGGCAACCGAATCTCCCGCGAGGTCTTGCAGCAGATTACCGGCGCGACTCTGCCGATTGTGGCAGCGCTGGTCCAAAAATCGTTCCTGTGGCGCACCTCCTCAGGATCGTATCAGATGTCTGAGCTGCTGCGCCGATATGTGTCTCGCGGCGTGACCGAGCTGTGTGTCTGAGCGCTTCGAGGTCGTCCTCCTCACGTCCCGATGTGGATCGTTGTGGTCTGCGCCACCGATCGATGGAACAACCCGCTGTGTGCTGTGGATGCATACACGTTTCAGCGTCTGTTTCATGCCGTCCTAAACGCCGAAGCCGACGTGATGCGCAGCCGCGAGCGATGGGCATGAGGAACACACGCTTCCAGCGTACGGCGAGTATAATGCTCTCTGGGAATCGCCCTTCCATCCGGAGACGAACGATGTACCGCCTATTGCTTGACACGTCGAGCCTGATGTATCGCGCCTTCTTCGCCCTTCCGACGACGATCGTCGATGGGGAGGGGGACCCGGTTAACGCAGTGCATGGCTACCTCGACATGACCGCGCGTTTGCAGACCCGGTACCACCCCGACCAGATCGTCCACGTCTTTGACCACGATTGGCGGCCCGCGCCTCGGGTCGCCGTGTATCCCGGCTACAAAGCTGCTCGTCCGGACGACCCGCCCGCGCTTCCGCCGCAGTTCACGCTGCTGCGTGACGTGCTGCAGGCGTTCGGCGCGGCGCAGGCGGAAGCGCCCGGCTGGGAGGCGGATGATGCCATTGGCGCGCTGTGTCTGGAGGCGGGAGCTAATGACCGCGTCGACATTGTGACGGGCGACCGCGACCTGCTCCAGCTCGTGCGCGACGACGAGCGGGCCGCGGCGATCCGCGTGCTGATGCCGATTCGCGGCGTTGGTGAGCTAGTAGCCTTCGACCCAGCCGCGGTTCAGGAGAAATATGGCGTGCCGCCGGAGCGCTATGTCGATTTTGCGACCCTCCGTGGCGATCCATCCGATGGCCTCCCCGGTGTCAAGGGTATTGGCGAGAAAACGGCCCGCACGCTCGTCGAACAGTATCCTGACCTGGATGCCCTGCTCGCGAATGTCGTCCGGTTGGCCCCACGGATTGGAGCGAGTCTGCGCGATGCGGCGGACTACCTGGCAGCGATGCGGCAGGTCGTGCCGATCCGCACGGATGTGGCGGTCCACCTCACGGGCGGTGAACGAGACGACGCGCGGATCGAGGAGCTTGGAACCCGCTTCCGACTGGCAGGTCCGATCGGGCGTCTTCGCGCTGCAATGCAGGCGACCCATGACCTATGAGGCTCACTGCCGCGCGATGTCGTCGGCACAGCCATCTCCACGATCATGGTGCTGACCGATCGGCAGCGCCGTCCTGGATCCACCCATTCAGCCTGGAAGGTCATGGCGCTATGTCAATCCCGCTCCCGTGGCACACACACGGTGCCCGGAGGTCGGTGTTCCGCCGGGTCGATGATTCTGTGACGGTTGCGCCCGATCGCCGCTGGAAATCCACGACCCACGCCGACGCACGGTGCGCGAGCGTCACCGACGTTATCCGGAGCCCACGGCCAGTATCATTGATCGCCAGACCGGGAAGGCTACGGAGGCGGGCGGCGCGGCGTTGCTGGTGGTACACAGGTGCGTGGGCGCAAACGCCACCTCCCAGTGACACCGAAGACAACCTTCTTTTCGTGAGGAAGATTGCTTCCGGTGGTAAGCGCGTGCGCGTCGTAGCAGAGGCACGCGCGGTTGTGCCTCACCACCGCTGAAGGTGCGGCTCGATGATCAGCGCGACCTTGAGCGACCACTGGACGATATCGTCCGCGCCGCCGCACAGCCACCAGCTCGCGTTGAGACAGGCGTACACGTAGGTGAACGCCAGCACGCGCGACAGGTCGAGGGCGAGCGTGTCCGCCAGGATCGCGGCGTTGGTCAGCAGGCGGGTTTCGTTGTGGACGAGATCGGGCATCACGGGGTTGCAGAGCGTGTTGGCGCACTCGTAGGTGCGCTCGCCAACCACGCCTTTTGGGTCGAAGGCGAGCCAGCCGCGCGCTGATTGCCGGATGTTGCGGTGATGGATGTCCCCGTGCAGCACGCGCACCTCACGCTGATCAGCAAGCAATCGCTCCGTGAGCGCGGCGCTCCGCACATAGATCGACGCGATGCCCGCCTGCCGGTCTGCCGCCGCTTTGGTGAACAACGCCCCAAACCAGCGATCAAGCGGCACCAAGCCGTCGCGCGGCGCATCCTGCGGGACGCTGTGCAACTGCTGGATCACCTGCGCGATGATGGACGTAGCGGTTTCGTCCTCACCACGCTCGACCACGGTGACGAGTTCGGCACCGGCGGCGTATTCCAGCAGATGCGCGCCTTCGTCGTACCGCAGGATACGCACCGCGCCACAGCCATCAAAATACCGCAACGCCGCCGCGCCACGCTGCTCCGTAGTCTCTCCGGGGGCCAGCAGTTTGAGGATGACCGTCTCGGTGCCGTGTGTCACGGTGTAGATGTGACTGGTCGCAGTGTGCGTGAGCAATACCGGGTTCGACAGATTCCACGCGGCCAGGTAGGAGCTTAGCTTGTTGTGATCGCTCATGGTTGCCATGATACCAGCGACAGGCAAAAATGACGGAGCCAGGTTCATGACCGCATGATTGCGTGCGGCGCATGGGGTGCGCGATTGGATG
The genomic region above belongs to Herpetosiphonaceae bacterium and contains:
- the tssB gene encoding type VI secretion system contractile sheath small subunit, with the translated sequence MPVIESTQHVLDRVRPPRVQITYDVEIGNAMEKVELPFVLGILADLSGSTENLQPLKDRKFVEIDRDNFNQILRAIGPTLDGLVVEEVLPNTESERMAVSLRFTQMADFQPANLVAQVPALKALLEERKRLRDLQA
- the tssA gene encoding type VI secretion system protein TssA, with the protein product MHEIDTWPLEIETLLLPIAPERPAGDSLRYDDLYDRIKEARREDDPSLAQGVWERELKRADWYAVSALCIDALTTRTKDLQIAAWLLEAWLHLYGMAGVRDGLIVIANLCEHFWPTLYPELSGSTLDGRTAPIVWINERLFLKLKQIPITQPETSAAPACTWLDWEQALHLEQQAKKHPALLRVAEAEQHVTKARFRESLELSSTALCVGLLEQVNGALDALDDLETVLRIKCAEQSPSLTQFKSVLVNIRQLLTGALAERNGGSAIFAAEPDKAQQKGMLVNIRQLLTSNRSRRSDAPPAAQPGAAQGGGAYLTGDVPIQSRTEAYQLLAMIADYLITIEPHSPTPYLIRRAVTWGSMSLEELLLELVRDRSDLASIYSLLGMKQGDA
- a CDS encoding BTAD domain-containing putative transcriptional regulator, whose translation is MNDILQMSLLGPVVISKAQQEITGFRSRKALALLIYLACTEQSQGREALADLLWGDCRQQQALSNLRTTLVHLRDRVGDCLHSTPGHLALNPRFPCWVDAVDVQRQLTALLPDRSALLTQPTARQLEKALQLYRGDFLAGFHVQHAPYFEEWVLIEGERLRRMVIEGYQRLVAFYVAQGDHKAGLRGVDRWLALDRLDEEGHTQRIHLLAADGQRAAALAQYETCRRVLKEELGVEPAEQTTRLQERIRAGQWAHHGASAVRLTAAPQTEPPAAPARRFDNLPTALTLFVGRNAEMAHIADCLADPGCRLLTITGLRGMGKTALALQAAASAAHFADGVCYLPIVDALEPGDLARLIADTLKLPISSSDHLQEEVCAHLRQKHLLLLLDNLEHLGADAGFVTTVLQQTRALKVLGTSLEPLKQRAEWLVPLHGLSRADSAPASQLDLTGLDDLLGCDHRSPDSPPEPLDTAADALRLFVIRARQAQPRFRPAVTDLPAIMQICRLVDGMPLAIEMAAELIGSLSCSEIAEELEHNPLILASSRHDVPVRQQSLEHIFAQTWRHLSPGEIQVLQNVESVGNRISREVLQQITGATLPIVAALVQKSFLWRTSSGSYQMSELLRRYVSRGVTELCV
- a CDS encoding 5'-3' exonuclease; protein product: MYRLLLDTSSLMYRAFFALPTTIVDGEGDPVNAVHGYLDMTARLQTRYHPDQIVHVFDHDWRPAPRVAVYPGYKAARPDDPPALPPQFTLLRDVLQAFGAAQAEAPGWEADDAIGALCLEAGANDRVDIVTGDRDLLQLVRDDERAAAIRVLMPIRGVGELVAFDPAAVQEKYGVPPERYVDFATLRGDPSDGLPGVKGIGEKTARTLVEQYPDLDALLANVVRLAPRIGASLRDAADYLAAMRQVVPIRTDVAVHLTGGERDDARIEELGTRFRLAGPIGRLRAAMQATHDL
- a CDS encoding aminoglycoside phosphotransferase family protein, with amino-acid sequence MSDHNKLSSYLAAWNLSNPVLLTHTATSHIYTVTHGTETVILKLLAPGETTEQRGAAALRYFDGCGAVRILRYDEGAHLLEYAAGAELVTVVERGEDETATSIIAQVIQQLHSVPQDAPRDGLVPLDRWFGALFTKAAADRQAGIASIYVRSAALTERLLADQREVRVLHGDIHHRNIRQSARGWLAFDPKGVVGERTYECANTLCNPVMPDLVHNETRLLTNAAILADTLALDLSRVLAFTYVYACLNASWWLCGGADDIVQWSLKVALIIEPHLQRW